The following is a genomic window from Geminicoccus roseus DSM 18922.
GGGGCTGACCGCCGTCACTTCACGCGCTCCATGATCGACACGTAGTTGGCGACCGCGGCGCCGCCCATGTTGAAGACGCCGGCCAGGGTGGCGTTCGGGATCTGCATGGCGCCACCCTCGTTCATGAGCTGCATCGCCGCCATCACATGCATCGAGACGCCGGTGGCGCCGATCGGATGCCCCTTGGACTTCAGGCCGCCGGAGGGATTGACCGGGAGTCGCCCGTCCTTTGTCGTCCAGCCCTCCCGGACCGCCCGGTGCCCCTGGCCCGGCTCGACCAGACCCATCGCCTCGTACTCGATCATTTCGGCAATGGTGAAGCAGTCATGGGTCTCGACCAGGTCGAGGTCGTCCAGGCTCAGGCCCGCGTTCGAGAGCGCCTTGGACCAAGCGATTCTAGCGCCCCTGAACTCGGTTACATCGCGCCGGCTGAGCGCCAGGATGTCGTTGGCGTTGCAGCGGGCGCGAAAGCCGATGGCGCGCCGCAGACCACTTGCGGTCTCTTCATCCGCCACGATCAGGGCGGCGGCGCCGTCCGACACCAGCGAGCAGTCGGTGCGCCGGAGGGGAGGGGCGACATACGGGTTCTTCTCGGAGACCGTGTTGCAGAAGTCGAACCCGAAATCCCTGCGCATATGGGCATAGGGATTCGCCATCCCGTTGGCGTGGTTCTTGGCGGCGATCATCGCGAGCTCGGAGGACCGGTCGCCGTGCTTTTGGAAGTACTGCTGGGCGATCCGGCCGAACAGTCCGGCAAAGCCGCCTTCGACCTCGGCCTCCTCGGCGCGGTAGCAGGCGCTGAGCAGGATGTCGCCGACATCGGCCGTGGGGGTTGCGGTCATCTTCTCCGCGCCGACGACCAGCGCCACCCGGCCGCGCCCGGCTTCGATGAAGTCCATGGCGCTGTAGAGCGCAGCCGAGCCGGTGGCACAGGCGTTCTCCATGCGCACCGCCGGCACATGATCCAGCCCCTCCTGGGCCATCGCGACCAGGGCGCCCTGGAAGTCCTGCTTGGAGAAGCCGTTGTTCATGACCCCGACGAAGATCCCGTCCACCGCCTCGGTTCCGATACCGGCATGGTCCAGGGCGGCGCCGACGACCTCGGCCATCAGGCGCTCGGTCGAGGGGGCCTCCGACTTGCCGAACTGGTTGTGCGCCCAGCCAACGATCTGCGCCTTGCTCATGGAGCTAACCTTTCCAGCCTCGTCTCGATCCCGTTCTCTGCCGTGGGGATGTCCTTGGAACGGACGTCCGGTCGCCGCCCAGCAGGCTTGGCGGTGAACATGCGCCGGAGCTTGTCTTCCACCCTGGAGGCTTCCCTCTGGAGCAGCCTGCCCAGTTCCTCCTGCCGGTCCTCGCCCATCCTGCTGTCGATCGCGGCGATGCTCAGGGCTCCGGCCGGACGACCGTTCGGGTAGAGCATCGCCACCCCGATCGCCCATGAGTTCGGCAGGATCAGGCCAGGATTGATCGACCAGCCCCGCGCCCGGGTGAGAGCCACGTGGTGACGCAGGAGCGGCAGGGAGTAGCTCGGGTATTGGGCGGCCAGGACCGGTTGGTTGGCCTCCAAAACCCGTTCCACGTCCTCGTCGGGCAGCACTGCCAGAATGGCGAGGGATCCTCCTCCGACTCCGAGCGGGTGCTGGTAGCCGACCTGCAGGGCATGGATCCGGATCGGAAAGGCGCCTTCCTCCCGATGAAGGCATACAGCATGGTTGTCACGGCGCACCGAAAGGAAACTGGTGTCACCGCTTTCCCGGGCGAGCGCCGCCAGGCTCTCCATGGCGAGGTCGAGCAGGCCGAAGCGACGCGAGGCAAGGGTACCCAGCACGAAAGCTTCTTCGCCGAGGAAGTAATGGCGGGATGCTTCATCCTGCTCGACGAGGCGGGCGCGGATCAGGGCCAGGAGCAGCCGGCGCGCGGTTGGCCGGTTCAGCCCGGTCTCGGCCACGATGGTAGCAAGCCCGACGCCGCGGTCCGGATGACGGCCGACCAGTGCCAGCAGCGTCAGTGCCCGATCGACGCTCTGAGCGCCACCCACATCCCGCTGGCCTGTTGCCGTGCCCCCCACTTAGCCTCCCGATCTGTCCACCATGTGGACATTGCCTTATCACCGGCCATTGTGCGGCTGCCGAAATGACCTTGCAAGCGGCGAAGGCGGCTGCGATTTTGTCCAAGCTAGTTCGCAGAGCGCATCCACATGGTGGATACCGCCGAAGGTCATCGGGCCGCAGTGTCCGAAAGACAGATCAGGGAGACAACATCGTGCATATCAGGACGCTCGCCGCGGTCGCGGCGCTTGGTGCGTTCGCGGTCCTCTCGATGGGGGGAGCAGCGTCGGCGGAAAC
Proteins encoded in this region:
- a CDS encoding IclR family transcriptional regulator, producing the protein MGGAQSVDRALTLLALVGRHPDRGVGLATIVAETGLNRPTARRLLLALIRARLVEQDEASRHYFLGEEAFVLGTLASRRFGLLDLAMESLAALARESGDTSFLSVRRDNHAVCLHREEGAFPIRIHALQVGYQHPLGVGGGSLAILAVLPDEDVERVLEANQPVLAAQYPSYSLPLLRHHVALTRARGWSINPGLILPNSWAIGVAMLYPNGRPAGALSIAAIDSRMGEDRQEELGRLLQREASRVEDKLRRMFTAKPAGRRPDVRSKDIPTAENGIETRLERLAP
- a CDS encoding acetyl-CoA acetyltransferase — translated: MSKAQIVGWAHNQFGKSEAPSTERLMAEVVGAALDHAGIGTEAVDGIFVGVMNNGFSKQDFQGALVAMAQEGLDHVPAVRMENACATGSAALYSAMDFIEAGRGRVALVVGAEKMTATPTADVGDILLSACYRAEEAEVEGGFAGLFGRIAQQYFQKHGDRSSELAMIAAKNHANGMANPYAHMRRDFGFDFCNTVSEKNPYVAPPLRRTDCSLVSDGAAALIVADEETASGLRRAIGFRARCNANDILALSRRDVTEFRGARIAWSKALSNAGLSLDDLDLVETHDCFTIAEMIEYEAMGLVEPGQGHRAVREGWTTKDGRLPVNPSGGLKSKGHPIGATGVSMHVMAAMQLMNEGGAMQIPNATLAGVFNMGGAAVANYVSIMERVK